TACGATCCTGCATTTCGGCGGCGTGTCCTACGAGCGGCCGTTCGAGGAGGTGCTCGGGCCCAACATCAGCGGCCTCTACCACATCTTCGAGGCGGCCCGCTCGGCCCGTGCGCGCGTCGTGTTCGCAAGCTCGGTCCACGCGATCGGCTTCCACGAGCGCGCCACGCCGCTCGACGCCGCCGACCCGCACATGCCGGACGGCTATTACGGCCTCTCCAAGGTCTATGGCGAGATGGTCGGCCGGCTCTACTGGATGCGCAACGGCGTCGAGAGCATCTCGCTGCGCATCGGCTCCTGCCTGCCCGAGCCCAACACCCATCGCGCGCTCTCGACCTGGCTGTCCTACGGCGACCTCGACCGCTTCTGCGAGAAGGCGACCCTGGCCGATGCGGTCGGCTGCTGCGTCATCTGGGGCTGCTCGGCCAACAGCGCCAAGTACTGGCACGGCGACGCCCGCGCCCGGATCGGCTGGGAGCCGCAGGACTCGGCCGACCCCTACGCCGAGAAGCTCGCGAACGAGAAGACCGACGACCCGATCGCCGAGCGCTACCAGGGCGGCATCTTCACCTCGATG
Above is a genomic segment from Geminicoccaceae bacterium SCSIO 64248 containing:
- a CDS encoding NAD(P)-dependent oxidoreductase; protein product: MTQPQRPVLVTGASGALGKEVSTYLAGLGWPLVMTDIAPFPGEVPKGCRFEIADLVDRAAIARLAEGCGTILHFGGVSYERPFEEVLGPNISGLYHIFEAARSARARVVFASSVHAIGFHERATPLDAADPHMPDGYYGLSKVYGEMVGRLYWMRNGVESISLRIGSCLPEPNTHRALSTWLSYGDLDRFCEKATLADAVGCCVIWGCSANSAKYWHGDARARIGWEPQDSADPYAEKLANEKTDDPIAERYQGGIFTSMDYDRDALPDSKPYPKR